A single genomic interval of Pseudorasbora parva isolate DD20220531a chromosome 21, ASM2467924v1, whole genome shotgun sequence harbors:
- the c21h10orf90 gene encoding (E2-independent) E3 ubiquitin-conjugating enzyme FATS, whose protein sequence is MEEVKPEGWRQIIQPNCTAGKNSMSLLRRSSSWRRPGERGYYEGPAAQVNEPPRRARPQSCIEVTCFCPDLSSQCRRKQSPSVCPSVFESLESYARNKTVHIKPAPIAERAQFCALAPVHFGWLPIQRHVILTDISNNRHDNSRSQQKLKSPITPVLLSTPAKLNGPRPSDQEPVRPEPAGFRYWRTAEKNTSILQQASGSESSEGDRNGLQAWNPKANLTSKVETDQSQLHPGNSAFKDLACRRGSAPEAFSPSISSITITSRKVTHTSSLPNSGHLSPIEMNDLSVERRKALVVKVTEQRTKSTSSHAVALTPGCNHEETDHGVVLRRKATIVKMTEQKEHFSRGKPNTSHYRHSYTEGLKTNESKVNPSPLNRALTVSLEPGENQWKSQHRSSLSLYLNNPKENSTEVETIKHKTLRRPLSCDASLFNRTELGANAVTDPAFHNKSPPVPQKTNIDLVSSSSSEARRRSTSSCENRSSRKEGFEWDRAFEEPISETKPLTLLKVADNSPHLSADAVLALNAAAVIANIKLQAQQRQKDEQRPTTSHTATAEDRGNSEHRELREEAAGADDGKNKTPPAGPCVEFVPFESPNVPPKTALSLSEALATRRPDFIQRSQARVRALEWRSQERQKAQSSPQKPEPAGIQQQPRRESLLKSKDRSIMEKGLQLLSRRNYNQLPEVRKRREEEKRKKDEEKRKLASRTNRMRAELFKKKLLEQILQRGGNH, encoded by the exons ATGGAGGAAGTGAAGCCCGAAGGCTGGCGGCAGATAATTCAGCCGAACTGCACAGCTGGAAAAAACAGCATGAGTCTCCTTCGCAGGTCCTCATCATGGAGGAGGCCTGGAGAGCGGGGTTATTATGAGGGCCCCGCGGCGCAGGTGAATGAGCCCCCTCGCAGAGCTCGTCCACAGAGCTGCATAGAAG TAACCTGCTTCTGTCCTGATCTTTCCTCTCAGTGTAGGAGGAAACAGAGCCCTAGCGTCTGTCCCAGCGTTTTTGAGAGCCTGGAGTCTTATGCAAGAAACAAGACAGTTCACATTAAACCTGCTCCCATTGCAGAAAGAGCCCAATTCTGCGCTCTCGCCCCGGTTCACTTCGGCTGGCTGCCCATACAAAGACATGTGATACTGACGGACATCTCTAACAACCGGCATGACAACAGCAGGAGCCAG CAGAAACTGAAGTCTCCCATCACTCCAGTGTTGCTCAGCACTCCTGCCAAACTTAACGGACCAAGACCAAGTG aCCAGGAGCCTGTGAGACCTGAACCTGCCGGCTTCAGATATTGGAGGACAGCTGAAAAAAACACCTCCATCCTCCAACAG GCTTCGGGATCCGAGAGCTCAGAGGGAGATCGAAATGGACTGCAGGCCTGGAATCCTAAAGCCAATTTGACCAGCAAGGTGGAAACGGACCAGTCTCAGCTTCATCCCGGCAACTCAGCATTTAAAGATCTTGCATGCAGACGCGGAAGTGCACCAGAAGCATTCAGCCCCTCAATATCATCCATCACTATCACTTCCAGGAAGGTCACACACACTTCCAGTCTTCCGAATTCCGGGCATCTGAGCCCAATAGAGATGAACGACCTCTCCGTCGAGCGAAGAAAAGCCCTAGTGGTCAAAGTCACCGAACAGCGGACGAAAAGCACTAGCAGCCATGCTGTCGCGCTGACCCCTGGCTGTAATCATGAAGAGACTGACCACGGCGTGGTACTGAGGAGAAAGGCAACCATTGTGAAAATGACAGAACAGAAAGAGCATTTCAGTCGAGGAAAGCCCAATACATCTCATTACAGACACAGCTACACTGAAGGACTCAAAACCAATGAATCTAAAGTCAATCCCTCGCCCTTAAACCGAGCACTAACTGTATCTTTAGAGCCAGGCGAAAACCAATGGAAGTCTCAGCACAGATCCAGCCTGTCTCTTTACCTCAACAACCCCAAAGAAAACAGTACAGAAGTGGAGACCATTAAGCACAAGACACTTCGAAGGCCTCTCAGCTGCGACGCAAGCTTGTTTAACCGCACAGAACTTGGCGCAAATGCAGTTACAGATCCAGCGTTTCACAACAAGAGCCCTCCTGTTCCCCAGAAGACAAATATTGACCTTGTTAGTTCCAGCAGCAGTGAAGCAAGAAGGCGTTCGACCTCCAGCTGCGAAAACAGGAGCTCAAGGAAAGAGGGATTTGAGTGGGATCGAGCGTTTGAGGAACCTATTTCAGAAACAAAACCTCTCACGCTCCTAAAAGTGGCAG ATAACTCGCCTCATCTCAGCGCAGACGCCGTCCTGGCCCTGAACGCCGCCGCGGTTATCGCCAACATAAAGCTGCAGGCCCAGCAGAGACAGAAGGATGAGCAGAGACCAACTACATCCCACACAGCAACAGCAG AGGATAGAGGGAATAGTGAACACCGAGAGCTCAGAGAAGAGGCTGCTGGTGCTGATGATGGGAAGAACAAAACGCCTCCCGCTGGTCCATGTGTGGAGTTTGTTCCGTTTGAGTCCCCAAATGTCCCTCCTAAAACTGCCTTGTCACTTAGC GAGGCTTTAGCGACCAGACGGCCTGATTTTATCCAGCGCTCACAGGCCAGAGTTCGAGCCCTGGAGTGGAGGTCGCAGGAGAGGCAGAAAGCGCAGAGCTCACCTCAGAAGCCCGAGCCCGCCGGCATCCAGCAGCAGCCGCGGCGAG AAAGCCTTTTGAAATCCAAAGACAGAAGCATCATGGAAAAGGGTCTACAGCTGCTGTCCAGGAG GAATTATAACCAGCTCCCTGAAGTGAGGAAGAGGAGAgaggaagaaaagagaaaaaaagacgaGGAGAAAAGAAAACTGGCATCTCGGACCAACAGGATGCGGGCAGAGCTCTTTAAAAAG aaacttCTGGAGCAGATTTTGCAGAGAGGAGGAAATCACTGA